A single window of Columba livia isolate bColLiv1 breed racing homer chromosome 16, bColLiv1.pat.W.v2, whole genome shotgun sequence DNA harbors:
- the NOL4L gene encoding nucleolar protein 4-like isoform X2: MNDSTWISADQHLNSSLSPSQDESMRSPQNLPGQEDDDSSSESCSGNGSSTLNPSTSSSTQGDSTFPEMNGNGTAAPMDFTTSADDQPINLCDKLTPAHVTPSYQSDGCSADGLRSRVKYAVKTTAESPPYSSGSYDSIKTEVSGCPEDLTVGRAPTADEDDDDHDDHEDNDKINDSEGMDPERLKAFNMFVRLFVDENLDRMVPISKQPKEKIQAIIESCSRQFPEFQERARKRIRTYLKSCRRMKKNGMEMTRPTPPHLTSAMAENILAAACESETRKAAKRMRLEIYQTSQDEPIALDKQHSRDSTAITHSSYSLPASSYSQDPVYINGSLNYSYRGYGSLGGSLQPPASLQTGNHSNGPTDLSMKGGASSTAPSNSTNRGMQAAQLSPTEISAVRQLIAGYRESAAFLLRSADELENLILQQN, from the exons ATGACTCCTCATCAGAGAGCTGCAGCGGGAATGGCTCCTCCACCCTGAACCCCTCCACCTCCAGCAGCACGCAGGGCGACAGCACCTTCCCCGAGATGAATGGCAATGGCACCGCGGCTCCCATGGACTTCACCACCTCCGCCGACGACCAGCCCATCAACCTCTGCGACAAGCTCACACCTGCCCACGTCACCCCCTCCTACCAGTCGGACGGCTGCAGCGCTGATGGGCTGCGCAGCAGGGTCAAGTACGCAGTGAAGACCACGGCAGAG TCCCCTCCATACAGCTCTGGCAGCTACGACTCCATCAAGACAGAGGTCAGCGGTTGTCCCGAGGACCTGACCGTCGGCAGGGCCCCCACGGCTGATGAAGATGACGATGACCATGATGACCATGAAGACAACGATAAGATAAATGACTCAGAGGGGATGGACCCAGAGAGGCTAAAGGCCTTCAAC ATGTTTGTGCGCCTTTTCGTGGACGAGAACCTGGACCGAATGGTTCCCATCTCCAAGCAGCCGAAGGAGAAGATCCAAGCCATCATTGAGTCCTGCAGCCGGCAGTTCCCCGAGTTCCAGGAGCGGGCGCGCAAGCGCATACGCACCTACCTCAAGTCCTGCCGCCGTATGAAGAAGAACGGGATGGAGATG ACCAGGCCCACGCCGCCGCACCTGACCTCAGCCATGGCCGAGAACATCCTGGCCGCTGCCTGCGAGAGCGAGACGCGGAAAGCAGCCAAGAGGATGCGGCTGGAGATCTACCAGACCTCCCAG GACGAACCAATCGCTCTGGACAAGCAGCACTCCAGGGACTCCACAGCCATCACCCACTCCTCCTACTCACTGCCAGCTTCGTCTTACTCCCAAGACCCGGTCTACATCAATGGAAGCCTCAACTACAGCTACCGTGGCTACGGGTCCCTGGGGGGCAGCCTGCAGCCCCCCGCCTCCCTGCAGACAGGCAACCACAGTAACG GTCCGACCGATCTCAGCATGAAAGGTGGGGCGTCCAGCACAGCCCCCTCCAACAGCACCAACCGGGGAATGCAGgctgcccagctcagccccacggAGATCAGCGCCGTGCGGCAGCTCATCGCCGGCTACCGAGAGTCGGCGGCATTTCTGCTGCGATCTGCAGACGAACTGGAAAACCTCATTTTACAGCAGAACTGA
- the ASXL1 gene encoding polycomb group protein ASXL1, translating into MKEMKQRRKKERTWAEAARLVLENYSDAPMTPKQILQVIEAEGLKEMSGTSPLACLNAMLHSNSRGGDGLFYKLPGRISLFTLKKDALQWSRNLSVPEGEELEDTADAESCESNEASTVSGDNDVSLDETSSNASCSTEPQSKGPSAGRESCRAAAQTSKQKKKPGVMLPRVVLTPLKVNGAHVESASGFPGRHADGESSSTSSSSSSSLALCKATLRSRTEINRDPPQLLRGIRKPTAGQMKRNRGEDIDFETPGSILVNTNLRALINSRTFNALPSHFQQQLLYLLPEVDRQVGADGLMRLSGSALNNEFFTHAAQSWRERLADGEFTHEMQVRIRQEMEKEKRVEQWKEKFFEDYYGQKLGLTQEESQEQNSVQEDAENRTGPAGKGEARVPRAPATRQRDGRFKKRSRADLRCRARRSLYKPREPKQTEASKETAVVGPDSSLHKETLPEVELKKDDLMSPSAAGLKPESSESHLSPETSALHSKSEDVSLAAANRIPGLPQENSVREPKEQKRRCFEEAASASFPEKKPRLEDRQSFRNTIESVHPEKPQPTKEEPKVPPIRIQLSRIKPPWVVKGQPAYQICPRIIPSAEPSSRGRAGPRTLADIKARALQARAQRGAAAIGGGGGPGGGRSADEGGGGDPGSRAERRRSRRTRGKCSADLQRAQLLSSLHLNEEEADAEVAVPEAATNSFLSSRQGPLSSKPEGRGDLGRAAGTDSGEAQHGDGSPQRQLRGALAGSSLDSATCQRQESPEQLLADPRTETPACVVSQERQSMKLKCVFPPVNGLSSSQGAGIAPAGDVLLSGLTDVGAPAVQLDYPSDVKENSSSCPALLPETSLGGKECCEPGTVARLRFNGSETFVEKRVADGGNSKAAAAGAEDAAAALGGSAHPRAERDRDEEQNTESVVKPSPQDDFIAQNSIHTSEKVVQLRERCPRTEPENAQQPLKETQECKTSGDDDVQSTHGETTDTASDFEGDVADENAEMDLCFRSVPCREVVGTDPSPSSTGGGDRVRSQPVVVAAEGLAHGVDVPTVLSSAAPAPSPQERSTRPVSTAEATSPLVTQLLKGTLPLREVLPVSHTNIRLEVTQPLRDMWSESCSLQMEGGSSGYFGKESSLDVGIKSSALSRRDDFHAVRSSADPQDKKLGAGAEGVEDPSLPEKHSKVGLTLSCPDQVANVASASQEPEDTGPQERTFSSCSLDEQKELPKVHRVPQHNPLSSVITNTSPEKLKASAEPRFLSPAVTSLGPKQTGGTSVNKANVGAQGKKLFGSGFPCGAAVRPQQPRAPDHGSAMGAPSPSKQVPLAKSCVPGEGAPAGRGGGAPRQHLGTPGGVGDENVLACGSPAKNRNDARTPAEPSEHPQSVPLGVDLPFLKLSREVGKGHNHPLEPSSIPSQLNIKQAFYGKLSKLQLNSTSFNYSSGTPAFPRSLAGSVVQLAHKANFAANHSTALSVQMFADSGSVDEISFKCSCSLKAMIMCKGCGAFCHDDCIGPSKLCVLCLVVR; encoded by the exons ATGAAGGAGATGAAGCAGCGGAGGAAGAAGGAGCGCACGTGGGCCGAGGCCGCCCGCCTG gTTCTGGAAAATTACTCTGATGCTCCTATGACCCCAAAACAGATTCTGCAGGTCATAGAGGCTGAAGGACTGAAGGAAATGAG CGGCACGTCTCCGCTGGCCTGCCTCAACGCCATGCTGCACTCCAACTCCCGCGGCGGGGACGGGCTCTTCTACAAGCTGCCCGGGCGCATCAGCCTCTTCACGCTGAAG AAGGACGCGCTGCAGTGGTCTCGGAACCTGTCGGTGCCCGAAggggaggagctggaggacaCGGCAGACGCAGAAAGTTGTGAGTCCAATGAAGCGAGCACCGTGAGCGGCGATAACGACG TGTCTCTGGATGAAACGTCCTCCAATGCCTCGTGCTCCACCGAACCACAGAGCAAGGGACCCAGTGCTggcagggagagctgcagagctgccgCCCAG acaagcaaacaaaagaagaagCCTGGTGTGATGCTGCCGCGTGTTGTCCTCACGCCACTGAAGGTCAACGGGGCGCACGTGGAGTCTGCCTCGG gTTTCCCAGGGAGGCACGCGGatggggagagcagcagcacgtccagcagcagcagcagctccttggcGCTGTGCAAAGCCACCCTGCGCAGCAGGACGGAAATCAACAGGGATCCTCCGCAGCTGCTCAGGGGCATCCGGAAGCCCACGGCTG GGCAAATGAAACGAAACAGGGGTGAGGATATCGACTTCGAAACCCCTGGTTCCATTCTTGTCAACACAAACCTGCGGGCGCTGATCAACTCCAGAACGTTCAACGCGCTTCCGTCAcacttccagcagcagctgctgtacCTCCTCCCCGAGGTGGACAGACAG GTTGGGGCCGATGGGCTGATGCGGCTCAGTGGCAGCGCTCTGAACAACGAGTTCTTCACCCACGCGGCGCAGAGCTGGAGGGAGCGGCTGGCTGACG GTGAATTCACCCATGAGATGCAAGTTCGAATTCGGCAggagatggaaaaggaaaagagagtgGAACAATGGAAAGAGAAGTTCTTTGAGGACTACTATGGACAAAA GTTGGGCTTGACCCAAGAAGAATCCCAGGAGCAGAATTCGGTGCAAGAGGACGCTGAGAACAGGACAGGCCCGGCTGGGAAAGGAGAAGCGCGGGTGCCGCGCGCTCCGGCCACGCGGCAGAGGGACGGGCGCTTCAAGAAACGCTCCCGCGCTGACCTGCGCTGCAGAGCCCGCAGGAGCCTCTACAAACCGCGTGAGCCCAAGCAAACGGAGGCTTCCAAAGAGACGGCTGTTGTGGGACCAGACTCCTCGCTCCACAAAGAGACGCTGCCTGAGGTAGAGCTGAAGAAGGATGATCTGATGAGCCCTTCGGCTGCCGGACTGAAGCCAGAGAGCTCAGAATCGCACCTCTCTCCAGAGACTTCTGCATTACACAGTAAATCAGAAGATGTGTCGTTGGCAGCCGCAAACAGGATTCCCGGGTTGCCCCAGGAGAACTCGGTGCGGGAGCCCaaggagcagaagaggagaTGCTTTGAGGAGGCTGCCTCTGCGTCCTTTCCCGAAAAGAAGCCCCGGCTTGAAGATCGTCAGTCCTTTCGTAACACAATTGAAAGTGTTCACCCAGAAAAGCCACAGCCTACTAAAGAGGAGCCAAAAGTCCCACCCATCCGG ATTCAACTTTCACGTATTAAACCACCCTGGGTGGTTAAAGGTCAGCCCGCTTACCAGATTTGCCCCCGGATCATCCCCAGCGCGGAGCCCTCCAGCCGCGGCCGCGCCGGGCCCCGCACCCTCGCCGACATCAAGGCCCGCGCGCTGCAGGCCCGAGCCcagcgcggagccgccgccaTCGGAGGagggggcggccccggcggggGGAGAAGCGCCGACGAGGGAGGTGGAGGAGACCCCGGCAGCCGCGCAGAGCGCCGCAGATCCCGCAGGACTCGCGGAAAGTGCTCGGCAGATCTACAACGAGCACAATTACTGTCGTCTCTCCATCTGAACGAGGAGGAGGCTGATGCTGAGGTGGCTGTGCCAGAGGCTGCCACGAATTCCTTCCTGTCTTCAAGACAAGGCCCCTTGTCCTCAAAGCCAGAGGGAAGGGGTGACCTGGGACGCGCCGCAGGCACCGACTCGGGGGAGGCTCAGCATGGTGATGGGTCACCCCAAAGGCAGCTCCGTGGTGCTTTGGCTGGATCATCCTTGGACAGTGCAACCTGCCAGAGGCAGGAGAGCCCCGAGCAGCTCCTTGCTGACCCAAGGACCGAAACCCCGGCTTGTGTCGTGTCACAGGAGAGGCAAAGCATGAAGCTGAAGTGCGTGTTTCCCCCAGTGAACGGCCTGTCGAGTTCCCAGGGAGCTGGGATCGCTCCTGCGGGAGATGTGCTTCTGTCGGGACTCACAGATGTTGGTGCTCCTGCCGTGCAGTTGGATTATCCTTCTGACGTAAAGGAAAATTCCTCTAgttgtcctgctcttctgccaGAAACGTCATTGGGTGGTAAAGAATGCTGTGAGCCAGGAACGGTGGCTAGATTGAGATTCAATGGCTCTGAAACATTTGTGGAAAAACGTGTTGCTGATGGTGGGAACTCCAAAGCAGCGGCTGCGGGAGCAGAGGATGCGGCTGCTGCGCTGGGCGGCTCCGCACACCCGCGGGCAGAGAGAGACCGTGATGAAGAACAGAACACAGAGTCTGTGGTGAAACCCTCTCCACAGGATGACTTCATTGCTCAGAACAGCATACATACCTCTGAAAAAGTTGTGCAGCTGAGGGAGAGGTGCCCCAGGACAGAGCCCGAAAACGCACAGCAGCCTCTGAAAGAGACTCAGGAGTGCAAGACGAGCGGAGATGATGACGTACAGAGTACGCATGGCGAAACAACAGATACTGCATCAGATTTTGAAGGTGATGTAGCTGATGAGAACGCAGAGATGGATCTGTGTTTCAGGAGTGTCCCCTgcagggaggtggtggggacagacccctctcccagcagcactgggggaGGCGACAGGGTCAGGTCGCAGCCGGTGGTGGTGGCAGCGGAGGGTCTGGCCCATGGTGTGGACGTCCCCACGGTGCTGAGCTCCGCAGCTCCTGCCCCGTCGCCCCAGGAACGCTCCACCCGGCCCGTGTCCACCGCAGAAGCCACCAGCCCGCTGGTGACACAGCTGCTCAAGGGAACCCTCCCGCTGAGAGAAGTCCTCCCTGTCTCCCACACCAACATCAGGCTGGAGGTGACACAGCCCCTGCGGGACATGTGGTCAGAAAGCTGCTCCCTGCAAATGGAGGGAGGCAGCAGTGGCTATTTTGGCAAAGAATCTTCTCTGGATGTAGGAATAAAGTCGAGTGCCCTGAGCAGGCGCGATGACTTCCACGCAGTGAGatcctctgcagatccccaggaCAAGAAGcttggagcaggagcagagggtGTAGAGGATCCGTCCCTTCCAGAAAAACATTCCAAAGTTGGCTTGACTTTAAGCTGCCCTGACCAAGTGGCCAATGTGGCAAGTGCCTCTCAGGAGCCTGAAGATACGGGCCCTCaggaaagaacattttcttcctgtagCTTGGACGAGCAAAAGGAGCTGCCCAAGGTCCATCGGGTGCCACAGCACAACCCGTTGTCAAGCGTCATCACAAATACAAgtccagagaagctgaaagcCTCTGCAGAGCCTCGTTTTTTATCTCCAGCTGTAACTTCTCTTGGTCCAAAGCAGACAGGAGGTACATCGGTCAATAAAGCCAATGTTGGAGCTCAAGGCAAGAAGCTCTTCGGTTCTGGTTTCCCCTGCGGTGCCGCCGTGAGGCCACAGCAGCCCAGGGCTCCGGATCACGGTTCAGCCATGGGAGCCCCATCCCCCAGCAAACAGGTTCCTCTGGCCAAGAGCTGCGTGCCGGGGGAAGGAGCccctgctggcaggggagggggcGCTCCCAGGCAGCACCTCGGCACCCCGGGAGGGGTCGGAGACGAGAACGTGTTGGCGTGTGGCAGCCCCGCGAAGAACAGGAACGATGCGCGAACCCCCGCGGAGCCGAGCGAGCATCCGCAGAGTGTCCCGCTGGGTGTGGACTTGCCGTTTTTGAAGTTGTCAAGGGAAGTGGGAAAAGGACACAATCACCCTTTGGAGCCTTCGTCCATCCCCTCTCAGCTCAATATCAAGCAAGCATTTTATGGGAAGCTTTCTAAGCTGCAGCTGAATTCCACCAGCTTTAATTATTCATCCGGCACTCCAGCTTTTCCCAGAAGCCTTGCTGGGAGCGTGGTGCAGCTGGCCCACAAAGCGAACTTTGCTGCGAACCACAGCACGGCCCTTTCCGTGCAGATGTTTGCCGACAGCGGCAGCGTTGACGAGATCTCGTTCAAGTGCTCGTGCAGCCTTAAAGCCATGATCATGTGTAAGGGCTGCGGGGCCTTTTGTCACGACGACTGTATAGGACCCTCTAAGCTTTGTGTATTGTGCCTTGTGGTGAGATAA
- the KIF3B gene encoding kinesin-like protein KIF3B — MSKLKSSESVRVVVRCRPMNSKEKTASYEKVVNVDVKLGQVSVKNLRGTSHELPKTFTFDAVYDWNSKQVELYDETFRPLVDSVLQGFNGTIFAYGQTGTGKTYTMEGVRGDPEKRGVIPNSFDHIFTHISRSQNQQYLVRASYLEIYQEEIRDLLSKDQSKRLELKERPDTGVYVKDLSSFVTKSVKEIEHVMNVGNQNRSVGATNMNEHSSRSHAIFVITIECSELGLDGENHIRVGKLNLVDLAGSERQAKTGAQGERLKEATKINLSLSALGNVISALVDGKSTHIPYRDSKLTRLLQDSLGGNAKTVMVANIGPASYNVEETLTTLRYANRAKNIKNKPRVNEDPKDALLREFQEEIARLKAQLEKRSIGKRKRRERRRDGGEEEEDTEEGEDEGDDKDDYWREQQEKLEIEKKAIVEDHSLVAEEKMRLLKEKEKKMEDLRREKEATEMLSAKIKAMESKLLVGGKNIVDHTNEQQKILEQKRQEIAEQKRREREIQQQMESRDEETLELKETYSSLQQEVDIKTKKLKKLFSKLQAVKAEIHDLQEEHIKERQELEQTQNELTRELKLKHLIIENFIPLEEKNKIMNRSFFDEEEDQWKLHPITRLDNQQMMKRPVSAVGYKRPLSQHARTCMMTRPDARYRAENIVLLELDMPSRTTRDYEGPAIAPKVQAALEAALQDEDEIQVDASTFESTSNKKSKPRPKTGRKSGGSSATGAHSSQLYPQSRGLVPK; from the exons ATGTCTAAGTTAAAGAGCTCGGAGTCGGTGCGGGTGGTGGTGCGGTGCCGGCCCATgaacagcaaagagaaaacGGCTTCGTATGAAAAAGTTGTTAACGTGGATGTCAAGTTAGGGCAGGTCTCGGTGAAGAATCTGCGGGGAACATCTCATGAGCTGCCTAAAACTTTCACCTTTGATGCCGTGTATGACTGGAATTCCAAACAGGTTGAACTCTACGATGAGACCTTCAGACCTCTGGTGGACTCTGTTCTGCAAGGGTTTAACGGGACAATCTTTGCCTATGGGCAGACTGGGACAGGGAAAACTTACACGATGGAAGGGGTGCGTGGTGATCCTGAAAAGAGAGGGGTCATCCCCAATTCATTCGATCACATCTTCACCCACATCTCTCGATCTCAAAATCAGCAATACTTAGTTAGAGCATCTTATTTGGAAATATACCAGGAAGAAATCAGAGACTTGTTATCAAAGGATCAGTCCAAGCGGCTGGAGTTAAAGGAGAGACCAGACACAGGTGTGTATGTGAAGGATTTGTCCTCCTTTGTTACGAAAAGTGTCAAAGAGATCGAGCACGTCATGAACGTGGGAAACCAGAATCGCTCTGTGGGTGCCACCAACATGAATGAACACAGCTCTCGATCTCACGCCATTTTCGTGATCACTATTGAGTGCAGCGAGTTGGGACTCGATGGTGAGAATCACATCCGCGTTGGGAAGCTCAACCTGGTGGACCTGGCGGGCAGCGAGCGCCAAGCCAAGACCGGAGCGCAGGGAGAGAGGTTAAAGGAAGCGACCAAAAtcaatctctctctctcagctCTGGGCAACGTTATCTCTGCCCTCGTAGATGGCAAAAGCACCCACATTCCATACCGGGACTCCAAGCTGACCAGGTTGCTTCAAGACTCGTTAGGTGGCAACGCCAAAACTGTGATGGTGGCCAATATAGGCCCTGCCTCCTACAATGTAGAGGAGACTCTGACGACACTGAGATACGCCAACCGTGCCAAAAACATCAAGAACAAGCCGCGGGTGAATGAGGATCCGAAGGATGCTCTGCTCCGAGAATTCCAGGAGGAGATCGCTCGGCTCAAGGCACAGTTAGAAAAACGGTCTATTGgcaaaagaaagaggagggagaggaggagagatggtggggaagaggaggaggacacTGAGGAGGGTGAGGACGAAGGAGATGACAAAGATGATTATTGGAGGGAGCAACAAGAAAAGCTGGAGATTGAGAAGAAAGCGATAGTTGAGGATCACAGCTTAGTAGCAGAAGAGAAGAtgaggctgctgaaggagaaggagaagaaaatggaggATCTGAGGCGAGAGAAGGAAGCGACAGAAATGTTGAGTGCTAAAATCAAG gcGATGGAAAGCAAGCTGCTGGTGGGAGGGAAAAATATTGTGGATCACACAAATGAACAGCAGAAAATTCTGGAACAGAAACGACAGGAAATTGCAGAACAG AAACGTCGAGAACGAGAAATCCAGCAACAGATGGAAAGTCGGGATGAGGAGACTCTGGAGCTGAAGGAGACCTACAGTTCTTTGCAGCAAGAGGTGGACATAAAGACCAAAAAACTCAAGAAG TTATTTTCCAAGCTGCAGGCTGTGAAGGCAGAGATCCACGATCTGCAGGAGGAGCACATCAAGGAGCGCCAGGAGCTGGAACAGACCCAGAACGAACTCACCAGGGAGCTAAAGCTGAA GCACCTGATTATTGAAAATTTTATTCCTttggaagaaaagaataagATCATGAACAGATCATTCTTTGATGAAGAGGAAGACCAGTGGAAACTGCATCCCATAACCCGTCTGGA taACCAGCAGATGATGAAGAGACCGGTATCTGCTGTAGGATACAAAAGGCCCCTGAGCCAACATGCCAGGACGTGCATGATGACCCGTCCCGATGCTCGGTACAGG GCAGAGAACATCGTGTTACTGGAACTTGACATGCCCAGCCGGACAACAAGAGACTACGAAGGTCCAGCCATCGCTCCCAAAGTTCAGGCGGCTCtagaagcagctctgcaggatgAAGATGAGATACAGGTGGACGCTTCAACCTTTGAGAGCacttcaaataaaaaatcaaaacccag GCCTAAAACTGGAAGGAAATCAGGGGGATCCTCTGCAACAGGTGCCCATAGTTCTCAGCTGTACCCGCAGTCCCGAGGGCTGGTTCCGAAGTAA